One genomic window of Vibrio ziniensis includes the following:
- a CDS encoding urea amidolyase associated protein UAAP2: MIVESSLQADQAVRRDIVLAGDYYMKVVKKGQTVRILDLEGNQAADTLFYNANDPGERYSAIDTIREQGNVYLTAGTKILSDQGNIMLEIVADTCGRHDTLGGACATESNTVRYAIEKKCMHACRDSWLLAVAENDQYGMSKRDITHNINFFMNVPITADGGLTFEDGISGAGKYVELKAEMDVIVLISNCPQLNNPCNAYNPTPVEVLVWDTAA, from the coding sequence ATGATTGTAGAAAGTAGTTTACAGGCTGATCAGGCCGTTAGACGCGATATCGTGCTTGCAGGTGATTACTACATGAAAGTCGTTAAGAAAGGTCAGACGGTGCGTATTTTGGACCTTGAGGGCAATCAGGCAGCAGACACGTTGTTTTATAACGCCAATGATCCGGGTGAGCGCTACAGTGCGATTGATACCATTCGTGAGCAGGGCAATGTTTACCTCACAGCAGGAACCAAGATTCTTTCTGATCAGGGCAATATTATGCTCGAGATCGTGGCTGATACCTGTGGTCGCCATGACACATTAGGTGGCGCTTGTGCAACGGAAAGTAATACGGTTCGTTACGCGATTGAAAAGAAATGTATGCACGCCTGTCGTGATAGCTGGTTACTTGCGGTTGCAGAGAATGACCAGTACGGAATGAGTAAGCGTGATATCACCCATAACATCAATTTCTTTATGAATGTTCCAATTACCGCAGATGGTGGATTGACGTTTGAAGATGGTATCAGTGGTGCAGGGAAGTATGTCGAGCTGAAAGCTGAGATGGACGTGATTGTTCTGATTTCTAATTGCCCTCAATTGAATAACCCATGTAATGCCTACAACCCGACACCGGTTGAAGTACTGGTGTGGGATACAGCGGCTTAA